In one window of Helianthus annuus cultivar XRQ/B chromosome 17, HanXRQr2.0-SUNRISE, whole genome shotgun sequence DNA:
- the LOC110921085 gene encoding DNA-binding protein SMUBP-2, protein MDTGKNMKKSSSSSSRISLEQFVSKMTPLIDMEKEAEISASMSSGANRKLESASKKGSTMLNLKCVDVQTGLMGKTLLELQSNKGDVLPAHKFGTHDVVVLKPNKADLGSSALGQGVVYRLKDSSITIAFDDIPEEGLNSPLRIEKVANEVTYRRMKDTLIQLSKGIRTGPAADLVPVLFGERSPTVAKKDVSFTPFNKNLDHSQKDAVKKALSSKDVFLLHGPPGTGKTTTVVEIILQEVKRGSKILACAASNIAVDNIVERLVPHRVKLVRVGHPARLLPQVLESALDAQVLRGDNSSLANDIRKEMKALNSKLLKAKDRNTKRDIRKELKMLSKEERKRQQLAVTDVIKNADVVLTTLTGSLSKKLDGTSFDLVIIDEAAQALEVACWIALLKGSRCILSGDHLQLPPTIQSVEAEKKGLGKTLFERLADLYGDDVVSMLTVQYRMHEHIMNWSSNELYNSKIEAHASVAGHTLHELEDVQKSSSAEPTLLLVDIAGCDMDEKKDEEESTLNEGEADIAIAHAKRLIQSGVRASDIGIITPYAAQVVLLRMLRTKDDKLKELEISTVDGFQGREKEAIIISMVRSNSKKEVGFLSDRRRMNVAVTRARRQCCLICDTETVSSDKFLKRLIEYFEEHGEYLSGSEYGNE, encoded by the exons ATGGACACCGGAAAGAACATGaagaaatcatcatcatcatcgagtAGAATATCTCTGGAACAATTTGTCTCCAAAATGACCCCTCTTATCGACATGGAAAAG GAAGCTGAGATATCTGCATCAATGAGCTCTGGTGCTAATAGAAAGTTGGAGTCTGCTTCGAAGAAAGGATCCACCATGCTTAATTTGAAGTGTGTAGATGTTCAG ACTGGATTGATGGGCAAAACTCTTCTTGAACTTCAATCAAATAAAGGGGATGTTCTTCCAGCTCACAAG tttgGGACTCATGACGTTGTTGTTCTTAAACCGAACAAGGCTGATTTAGGCTCCTCTGCACTTGGGCAAGGGGTTGTTTATCGATTAAAG GATTCATCAATCACAATTGCTTTTGATGATATTCCAGAAGAAGGTTTAAATAGTCCTTTACGCATTGAGAAAGTGGCTAATGAG gTGACATACAGAAGGATGAAGGACACGTTAATACAACTAAGTAAAGGTATTCGAACGGGTCCCGCTGCAGATTTAGTTCCCGTCTTATTTGGAGAGCGATCTCCAACAGTAGCGAAAAAAGACGTCTCTTTTACTCCGTTCAATAAAAATCTTGATCACTCTCAG aAAGATGCAGTTAAAAAAGCTCTATCATCAAAAGACGTGTTTTTGCTGCACGGGCCTCCTGGGACCGGAAAGACGACAACGGTTGTGGAAATTATTCTACAGGAAGTGAAACGGGGATCAAAGATTCTTGCTTGTGCTGCTTCTAACATCGCTGTTGACAATATTGTTGAACGACTTGTTCCTCACAG AGTGAAGTTGGTGAGAGTGGGACATCCTGCACGATTACTACCCCAAGTATTAGAAAGTGCTCTTGATGCACAG GTGTTACGTGGGGATAACAGTTCTCTTGCAAATGACATCCGGAAAGAGATGAAG GCGCTAAATAGTAAATTGTTGAAGGCGAAAGACAGAAACACAAAGAGGGACATACGGAAGGAGCTCAAGATGCTTTCTAAAGAAGAACGCAAGAGACAACAACTGGCTGTGACAGATGTTATAAAAAACGCAGATGTCGTTTTAACAACTCTCACGGGTTCGTTGTCGAAAAAATTAGATGGCACTTCATTTGATCTTGTGATAATTGATGAAGCGGCTCAAGCACTCGAGGTAGCTTGCTGGATTGCTTTACTGAAG GGTTCTAGATGCATTCTCTCTGGTGACCATCTTCAACTTCCTCCAACTATCCAAAGTGTCGAAGCCGAGAAAAAAGGTTTGGGAAAAACACTATTCGAGCGCCTTGCAGACTTGTACGGAGATGATGTCGTATCTATGCTCACCGTCCAGTACCGCATGCATGAACATATTATGAACTGGTCATCAAATGAGCTTTACAACAGTAAG ATTGAAGCACATGCAAGTGTTGCTGGACACACACTACATGAACTTGAGGATGTACAGAAGTCTTCTTCAGCCGAACCTACGCTTCTTCTCGTAGACATAGCAGG TTGTGACATGGACGAAAAGAAGGATGAAGAAGAAAGCACGTTAAACGAAGGGGAAGCTGATATTGCTATAGCCCATGCAAAAAGACTCATTCAAAGTGGAGTTCGTGCTTCTGATATCGGGATCATTACCCCTTATGCCGCACAG GTTGTTTTATTAAGAATGCTGAGAACGAAGGATGACAAGTTAAAAGAATTGGAAATCTCAACTGTGGATGGCTTTCAGGGCAGGGAAAAAGAAGCCATTATTATATCTATGGTTAGGTCAAACTCAAAGAAAGAG GTGGGGTTCTTAAGTGATCGTAGGCGTATGAATGTTGCTGTGACACGGGCAAGGAGACAGTGTTGTCTGATATGCGACACAGAGACTGTGAGCAGCGACAAGTTTTTGAAACGGCTGATTGAATATTTTGAGGAACATGGTGAGTATCTGAGCGGTTCAGAGTACGGAAACGAATAA
- the LOC110925277 gene encoding uncharacterized protein LOC110925277, which yields MDTIFSEDIGKTVEVYMDDLVIMSHEEETMINNIQRTFDSLRSVNLKLNPTKCSFGMEEGKFLGFIVTKDGFKVNPEKVQTIQLMPSPATVKEMQRLAGRLAALNRFLANHAAKSYPFISTLRNYGKKTPFQRTPEAEAGFKQMKEYLIQLPTLTAPKEKEPLILYLSAAEVAVGAVLMVERENIQTPIYYISKMLTGPETRYSMIEKLVLALVHASRRLRRYFSGHVITVLTNYHLGQILSKPDIAGRLAKWAIELGGYNIFYRPRPAIKGQVLADFATEVPIDKIQECEAIQNPTPVFDDRVWTLHTDGASNDDGAGTGLRLVSPDNHELTYAIRLDFQSTNNEAEYEAFLAGLRLALKMGAKNLEANVDSKLVAEQVNSRYDAKGEAMALYLEQARMLINQLQTFKVNHINRSENKHADALSKLAATSFKHLAKEVRIEVLSNPSIHLKQVSVIGMGNPSWMSPIILYIQHGKLPEGKTEARKIQHKTINYEMADGVLYRKSFMGPLLRCVDKTDAQYLVREIHEGLCGIHAGPRMVMAKIMSAGYYWPGMHIDAVDLLRRGEACQRHAPKTLRPKNPLIPVTSAWPFQQWGIDLVGPFPDAPGAVKFIIVAVDYFTKWVEAKALASTTAMVIRKFIWEHIICRFGLPLRIISDNGTNFAVEDLQKWFKEMNIEHNFASVVHPQANGQVESINKQIVDGIKARLGTARRGWVDELPSILWAHRTMPKTSTGETPFSLVYGSEAVIPAEIGLPSPRMLAMEKQDNEQERRLDLDLLEERRENAAIAEARYKSKLEKYYNARVRICTFVPEDFVLCDNEASNAEKPGKLAPRWEGPYVINEVLGKGAYTLKRVDGTLVPRTWNAQQLRRCYM from the coding sequence ATGGACACAATCTTTAGCGAGGATATTGGCAAAACTGTcgaagtatacatggatgacctcgtcatcatgagccaTGAGGAGGAGACAATGATCAACAATATCCAGCGCACATTTGATTCCTTACGAAGCGTAAACTTAAAGTTGAACCCGACAAAGTGCTCCTTCggcatggaagaaggaaagttttTGGGTTTCATAGTTACCAAAGACGGTTTTAAGGTTAATCCAGAGAAGGTGCAGACCATTCAGCTAATGCCATCACCGGCAACAGTCAAGGAAATGCAAAGACTCGCCGGGCGATTAGCAGCTCTGAATAGATTTTTGGCCAATCATGCGGCAAAATCTTATCCATTTATCAGTACACTGCGAAACTACGGAAAGAAAACTCCTTTCCAAAGGACACCTGAAGCGGAAGCAGGATTTAAGCAAATGAAAGAATATTTAATCCAGTTACCAACGCTGACTGCGCCAAAAGAAAAAGAGCCATTAATCTTATATCTGTCAGCCGCAGAGGTAGCAGTAGGCGCAGTATTAATGGTAGAACGGGAAAATATCCAGACCCcaatctactacatcagcaaaatgctcaccgGCCCTGAAACTCGTTACTCAATGATAGAAAAACTGGTTCTAGCGCTAGTACACGCATCCAGACGTTTGCGCAGGTATTTTTCAGGCCATGTCATCACAGTACTGACAAATTATCATTTGGGCCAAATCTTGTCAAAACCCGACATAGCGGGGAGATTAGCTAAATGGGCCATCGAGCTAGGAGGCTACAACATTTTTTACAGACCAAGACCAGCAATCAAAGGGCAAGTCCTAGCAGACTTCGCTACTGAAGTTCCCATTGATAAAATACAAGAATGTGAGGCAATCCAGAACCCAACACCTGTTTTCGATGACAGAGTCTGGACCTTACACACCGACGGTGCTTCCAACGATGACGGAGCAGGAACAGGTCTCCGATTAGTCAGCCCGGATAATCACGAACTCACATATGCCATACGCTTAGATTTCCAAAGTACCAACAATGAAGCAGAATACGAAGCATTTTTAGCAGGTCTTCGTCTAGCACTTAAAATGGGAGCAAAAAACCTTGAAGCTAACGTCGACTCAAAACTAGTAGCTGAACAAGTTAACAGTCGCTATGACGCGAAAGGCGAGGCTATGGCGTTGTACCTTGAACAAGCACGGATGTTAATCAATCAACTTCAgacattcaaagtcaatcacataaacagaagcgagaacaaaCATGCTGACGCGCTAAGCAAGTTAGCCGCTACTAGCTTTAAACACTTAGCAAAAGAAGTGCGCATAGAGGTACTATCCAATCCTTCCATTCACCTGAAGCAAGTAAGCGTCATAGGGATGGGAAATCCGTCCTGGATGTCTCCAATTATTTTGTACATTCAACACGGGAAACTCCCGGAAGGAAAGACAGAAGCCCGAAAAATACAACACAAAACAATAAACTACGAGATGGCGGATGGTGTCCTTTATCGGAAATCATTCATGGGTCCATTACTACGTTGTGTTGATAAAACGGACGCTCAGTATCTGGTCAGAGAGATCCACGAGGGATTATGCGGGATACACGCAGGACCGCGCATGGTCATGGCAAAAATAATGAGcgccggatactactggccaggaATGCACATAGACGCAGTTGATCTATTACGAAGGGGCGAAGCATGTCAACGCCATGCACCAAAGACACTTCGACCCAAAAATCCGCTAATTCCCGTTACTTCCGCCTGGCCATTCCAACAGTGGGGCATCGATCTTGTTGGCCCATTTCCTGATGCGCCAGGTGCAGTAAAATTCATCATTGTTGCGgtggattacttcacaaaatgggtggaagccAAGGCTTTGGCCTCAACAACAGCAATGGTAATccgcaaatttatatgggaacatatcaTTTGCAGATTTGGGTTGCCATTGCGCATTATTTCTGACAATGGTACAAACTTTGCCGTGGAAGACcttcaaaaatggttcaaagaaatgaaCATTGAGCACAACTTCGCCTCCGTcgtgcatcctcaagcgaatggccAGGTAGAAAGCATAAACAAACAAATTGTTGACGGAATAAAAGCGCGACTCGGGACAGCGCGCAGAGGATGGGTTGACGAACTTCCCAGCATCCTCTGGGCGCATCGAACAATGCCAAAGACTAGCACCGGAGAAACCCCGTTCAGTCTAGTCTATGGGTCAGAGGCTGTCATTCCAGCTGAAATAGGCCTACCTTCACCGCGCATGTTGGCTATGGAGAAGCAGGACAATGAACAAGAACGGAGGCTGGATTTGGATCTtctggaagaaaggcgcgaaaatgCGGCCATAGCAGAAGCAAGGTACAAATCCAAGCTAGAAAAATATTACAACGCGCGTGTGCGTATTTGCACCTTTGTCCCCGAAGATTTTGTCTTGTGCGACAACGAGGCTTCAAACGCCGAAAAACCCGGCAAATTAGCGCCAAGGTGGGAAGGACCGTATGTCATTAACGAAGTCCTAGGCAAGGGAGCATATACCCTAAAAAGGGTCGATGGGACTCTGGTTCCCCGCACCTGGAACGCGCAACAGTTGCGCAGGTGTTACATGTGA
- the LOC110925525 gene encoding shikimate O-hydroxycinnamoyltransferase, which translates to MGIIRGKSFSVNVIEKVVVHADEPCNDHWLPFTNLDLLVPPFDVGSFFCYKKPSHGSFATILDALKDSLSRALALYYPLAGEILWNAASGENQIRCNNRGVDFTEAVADVELKELNLYNPDECIEGRLMPKKLHGLLAIQVTELKCGGIVIGCMFDHRAADGYSANMFISTWAEITRSEPPSMLPSFQRSILKPRCPTTYSPSIGNVFALFEPPTNPEHDHNNENGDHMLINRVYYIEGEQLDRVQLLASENGQKRSKLEAFTSFLWKIVALSMEDSDDCNKMCNVALAVDGRSRLSQGDGEEKEKLMVSHFGNVLSMPSGSKRSKELKEMSLSSIATEVHDFLQTATTKDHFLDLIDWVEERRLKPLVAIAFASKEMSVMVSSGTRFHIMDKMDFGWGKVVFGSCHVPSDRTDCYVMTLPSPTNNNDWIVYMHLPMKHMNYIESHASHMFKPLNADYLKI; encoded by the exons ATGGGCATTATTAGAGGCAAGAGTTTCTCAGTGAATGTGATTGAGAAAGTAGTGGTGCATGCAGATGAACCATGCAATGACCACTGGTTACCCTTTACCAACCTAGACTTGCTTGTGCCTCCTTTTGATGTTGGCTCTTTCTTTTGCTATAAGAAACCCTCACATGGCAGTTTTGCTACCATACTAGACGCCCTCAAAGACTCCTTATCTCGAGCACTTGCACTCTACTACCCCCTTGCCGGCGAGATCCTATGGAATGCGGCTTCGGGAGAGAACCAAATTCGCTGCAACAACCGAGGAGTTGACTTCACTGAAGCTGTAGCAGACGTGGAGCTCAAGGAACTCAATTTGTATAATCCAGATGAGTGTATTGAGGGTAGATTAATGCCCAAGAAGCTACATGGGCTGCTTGCCATCCAG GTTACTGAATTAAAATGTGGAGGCATAGTGATAGGGTGTATGTTTGATCATCGGGCCGCTGACGGGTACTCAGCCAACATGTTCATCTCAACATGGGCAGAAATAACTCGATCCGAACCACCATCTATGTTACCCTCTTTTCAAAGGTCCATCCTCAAACCTAGGTGCCCAACCACTTATTCACCATCAATTGGCAATGTGTTTGCTCTATTTGAACCACCAACTAATCCTGAGCATGACCACAACAATGAAAACGGTGATCATATGCTCATTAACCGCGTATACTACATTGAGGGCGAGCAACTTGATAGGGTACAACTATTGGCGAgtgaaaatgggcagaagaggtCGAAGCTTGAGGCTTTCACTTCTTTTTTGTGGAAGATTGTTGCTTTGAGCATGGAAGATTCGGATGATTGTAACAAGATGTGTAATGTGGCTCTTGCGGTTGATGGAAGGAGTAGGTTGAGTCAGGGAGatggagaagagaaagaaaaactaATGGTTTCTCATTTTGGAAACGTTTTGTCGATGCCATCCGGGTCCAAAAGATCAAAG GAATTGAAGGAGATGTCATTGAGTAGCATAGCTACAGAAGTTCATGATTTCTTACAGACGGCCACTACGAAAGACCATTTTTTGGACCTAATAGACTGGGTGGAAGAGCGTCGCTTAAAGCCTCTAGTAGCAATAGCATTTGCCAGCAAAGAAATGTCGGTGATGGTGTCATCGGGAACAAGGTTCCACATCATGGACAAGATGGATTTCGGGTGGGGTAAGGTGGTGTTTGGATCATGTCATGTACCATCTGACAGGACTGATTGTTACGTAATGACATTACCTAGTCCGACCAACAACAACGATTGGATTGTGTACATGCATTTGCCAATGAAACACATGAACTACATCGAgtcacatgcaagtcacatgttcAAGCCCTTGAATGCTGATTATCTCAAGATCTAA